A single Pseudoxanthomonas sp. DNA region contains:
- a CDS encoding two-component regulator propeller domain-containing protein, translating to MRNHWALEQGLPQLSVLAIAQDKPGYLWFGTQAGLSRFDGVRFTNFDLDNTPELPSTWIQALHTDRDGRLWIGTPQGLAVRDGNRIKTLPLAPGEAAGVVDVRALARDVRGRLLLATSRGVMVVVADRLQTLHPIDDGGALALHVDDDGTLWVGARGRVHAFDGTGQRVLKLPAAPSPATVTSLARHDGRLWAGSDTGLFVFDGTHWRRDPTVAAVSGGVQALHEDRDGILWASTRNLLYRLQKGRLLERIPATGPLAEIRAFHEDRESNLWFGSNNEGVSRAWNGWTRRYSRAEGLHQPLLWSIAQAPDGRVWVGSDDGVSVLENGRFRSLVKGSELPHPAAYSLLPENGQTWIGTRDGAALYRDGRVQRPRALAAMDAAQVNGIVRDRERRLWFATSTGLYRWTEGVDRLHHYGERAGLRDVRVRVLLESRDGRLLVGTQSGLYEFVDERLVPLPLTGTGLDAPHIVSLHELAGGQWLAGALSEEMMLLFDGRRWTRLDKARGIPANAPFFFAEDARGFLWAGGLRGIYRVPVADLLSAADDPAFQVSARTLLNERGDRHGGQKGDCCNGAGNSRGFLVDNALWLPTRDGVVVMATDQPLNNAYVPESVIERVQVQEQWRPAERATEWALPSAARDLRFEFTTLSFQAADHIDIRYRLRGYDDAWKLLDDPHQRSATYTNLPAGRYVFEVLGTNNSGLSGRAAATQAFAIAPYFYESAWFYLLLALVLGVLVLLSNRWVLRRHHNRRVALERLVQQRTRDLQQANRQLEAISLTDPLTGLHNRRYLTRQLPADIAYYQRMPGFAAGVDVLAFVLLDIDHFKSINDGHGHQAGDHVLQTVAHRLRTLSRDGDYVIRWGGEEFLMVFRPMPRHELHALGRRICTAIAAEPVDVAGTQLRVTASLGVIGYPPFPGAPDLLGWEQLVSLADRALYEVKAHGRNGWALYETTPLPLPAIDADQARRDPGELVRSGHLALRGPHHPSTNRSPSAPRD from the coding sequence GTGCGCAACCACTGGGCGCTGGAACAGGGCCTGCCCCAGCTCAGCGTGCTGGCCATCGCCCAGGACAAGCCCGGCTACCTCTGGTTCGGCACGCAGGCGGGGTTGAGCCGCTTCGACGGCGTCCGCTTCACCAACTTCGATCTCGACAACACGCCGGAACTGCCGAGCACCTGGATCCAGGCCCTGCATACCGACCGCGACGGTCGCCTGTGGATCGGCACGCCGCAGGGACTGGCCGTGCGCGACGGCAACCGCATCAAGACGCTGCCCCTCGCGCCCGGCGAAGCCGCGGGCGTCGTCGACGTGCGCGCCCTGGCCCGCGACGTCCGCGGCCGCCTTCTGCTGGCCACGTCCCGCGGCGTCATGGTCGTGGTGGCCGACCGCCTGCAGACGCTGCATCCGATCGACGACGGCGGCGCGCTCGCCCTGCACGTGGACGACGACGGCACGCTCTGGGTCGGCGCACGCGGGCGCGTGCACGCCTTCGATGGCACCGGCCAGCGCGTGCTGAAGCTGCCCGCCGCACCCTCCCCCGCCACGGTCACCTCGCTGGCCCGCCACGACGGCCGCCTGTGGGCCGGCAGCGACACGGGCCTGTTCGTGTTCGATGGCACGCACTGGCGGCGCGACCCCACCGTGGCGGCCGTCAGCGGCGGCGTGCAGGCCCTGCACGAAGACCGCGACGGCATCCTGTGGGCCAGCACCCGCAACCTGCTCTACCGGCTGCAGAAGGGCCGGCTGCTGGAGCGGATCCCGGCGACCGGGCCGCTGGCGGAAATCCGCGCCTTCCATGAGGACCGCGAGTCCAATCTGTGGTTCGGCAGCAACAACGAAGGCGTCAGCCGGGCGTGGAATGGCTGGACCCGGCGCTACAGCCGCGCGGAGGGTCTGCACCAGCCCCTGTTGTGGTCCATCGCGCAGGCGCCGGATGGGCGCGTCTGGGTCGGCAGCGACGACGGCGTGAGCGTGCTGGAAAACGGCCGCTTCCGCTCGCTGGTCAAGGGCAGCGAGCTGCCCCATCCGGCCGCCTATAGCCTGCTGCCGGAGAACGGGCAGACCTGGATCGGCACGCGCGACGGCGCCGCGCTGTATCGCGATGGCCGCGTGCAGCGTCCGCGCGCGCTGGCGGCGATGGACGCCGCACAGGTGAACGGCATCGTGCGCGACCGGGAACGGCGACTGTGGTTCGCCACCAGTACCGGCCTGTACCGGTGGACCGAGGGCGTGGACCGCCTGCACCACTACGGCGAGCGCGCCGGCCTGCGCGACGTGCGCGTGCGCGTGCTGTTGGAAAGCCGCGATGGCCGGCTGCTGGTCGGCACGCAGAGCGGGCTGTACGAGTTCGTCGACGAGCGCCTGGTCCCCCTTCCGCTGACCGGCACGGGACTGGACGCACCGCACATCGTCTCCCTGCACGAACTGGCCGGCGGACAGTGGCTGGCCGGTGCGCTGTCGGAAGAAATGATGCTGCTGTTCGACGGACGCCGCTGGACGCGCCTGGACAAGGCACGCGGGATACCGGCGAACGCGCCGTTCTTCTTCGCCGAAGACGCCCGCGGCTTCCTGTGGGCGGGCGGCCTGCGCGGCATCTACCGCGTGCCGGTGGCCGACCTGCTCAGCGCCGCCGACGACCCCGCATTCCAGGTGAGCGCGCGGACGCTGCTCAACGAGCGCGGCGATCGCCACGGTGGACAGAAGGGCGACTGCTGCAACGGCGCCGGCAACAGCCGGGGCTTCCTGGTCGACAACGCGCTGTGGCTGCCGACCCGCGACGGCGTGGTGGTGATGGCGACCGACCAACCCCTGAACAACGCCTACGTGCCCGAATCGGTGATCGAACGCGTGCAGGTGCAGGAGCAGTGGCGACCCGCCGAGCGCGCGACGGAATGGGCGCTGCCCAGCGCCGCGCGCGACCTGCGCTTCGAGTTCACCACACTCAGCTTCCAGGCCGCGGACCACATCGACATCCGCTATCGCCTGAGGGGGTACGACGACGCGTGGAAGCTGCTGGACGATCCGCACCAGCGCAGTGCGACCTACACCAACCTGCCGGCGGGCCGTTACGTGTTCGAGGTGCTCGGCACCAACAACAGCGGCCTGTCCGGGCGCGCCGCAGCCACGCAGGCTTTCGCCATCGCGCCGTATTTCTACGAAAGCGCGTGGTTCTACCTGCTGCTGGCCCTCGTGCTTGGCGTCCTGGTGCTACTGTCCAACCGCTGGGTGCTGCGTCGCCACCACAACCGCCGCGTGGCGCTGGAACGGCTGGTGCAGCAGCGCACGCGCGACCTGCAGCAGGCCAACCGGCAACTGGAGGCGATCAGCCTCACCGATCCGCTGACCGGTCTGCACAACCGCCGCTACCTGACCCGGCAACTGCCCGCCGACATCGCCTATTACCAGCGCATGCCCGGCTTCGCCGCCGGCGTGGACGTGCTGGCCTTCGTGCTGCTGGACATCGACCATTTCAAGTCGATCAACGACGGCCACGGCCACCAGGCCGGCGACCACGTGCTGCAGACGGTGGCGCACCGCCTTCGCACGCTGTCGCGCGACGGCGACTACGTCATCCGCTGGGGCGGCGAGGAATTCCTGATGGTGTTCCGGCCGATGCCGCGCCACGAGCTGCACGCGCTGGGGCGGCGCATCTGCACGGCGATCGCCGCCGAGCCGGTCGACGTCGCCGGCACGCAGCTGCGGGTGACCGCATCGTTGGGCGTGATCGGCTATCCGCCGTTTCCCGGTGCGCCCGACCTGCTGGGCTGGGAGCAACTGGTCTCGCTCGCGGATCGCGCGCTCTACGAAGTGAAGGCGCACGGCCGCAATGGCTGGGCGTTGTACGAAACCACGCCGCTGCCGCTGCCCGCGATCGATGCCGACCAGGCACGACGCGATCCCGGCGAGCTGGTGCGCAGCGGCCATCTGGCGCTGCGGGGTCCGCATCATCCGTCCACGAATCGGTCGCCATCCGCGCCCCGGGATTGA